One window of the Fundidesulfovibrio putealis DSM 16056 genome contains the following:
- a CDS encoding major capsid protein has protein sequence MATMTLVESLKYYQNPLQRGIVQLFPANSAILQYLPFRSIDGNSYSYNLEDTPPNVGFRAINAEYTADQGVINPQSEALKIGGGLIKIDRALLAMQSSNGTDILAEQTAMKVRAMSRRFEKAFIKGDATGTPEEFDGLELRVAGDQLMTAGTAAGGAALTLAMLDELIDRLDFAPTVLLMNKTMRRKVNSLMRAAGQATETVSGVFGQQIPAYAGVPIGIVGKDNTGAEILAFDEKDGQAVPAAASCTSIYALSMGGEGVCGIQNGSMNVDDQGNSEIWRKILVEWYCGLTIQHGHSVARLKAIKNA, from the coding sequence ATGGCTACCATGACTCTTGTTGAATCGCTGAAATACTACCAGAACCCTTTGCAGCGCGGGATTGTCCAGCTTTTCCCCGCCAACTCTGCAATTCTTCAGTATCTTCCCTTCCGTAGTATCGACGGCAACAGCTACAGCTACAACCTGGAAGATACCCCCCCGAATGTGGGATTCCGTGCGATTAACGCCGAATATACGGCAGACCAGGGAGTAATCAACCCTCAGTCTGAAGCCCTCAAGATTGGCGGTGGTCTTATCAAGATCGACCGCGCTCTTCTGGCTATGCAGTCCAGCAACGGCACTGACATTCTGGCTGAACAGACCGCCATGAAGGTGCGGGCTATGTCTCGCCGCTTTGAGAAGGCGTTTATCAAGGGAGATGCTACCGGAACCCCCGAAGAGTTCGACGGCCTCGAACTGCGCGTTGCTGGTGATCAGCTTATGACCGCTGGCACTGCGGCGGGTGGTGCTGCTCTGACTCTCGCCATGCTGGACGAATTGATTGACCGCCTCGATTTTGCCCCCACTGTCCTCCTGATGAACAAAACCATGCGCCGCAAGGTCAACTCCCTCATGCGTGCGGCTGGTCAGGCTACCGAAACCGTCTCTGGTGTCTTCGGCCAGCAAATCCCGGCTTACGCGGGCGTGCCGATTGGCATCGTGGGCAAGGACAACACCGGGGCGGAAATCCTCGCTTTCGATGAGAAGGACGGCCAGGCCGTACCCGCTGCCGCTTCTTGCACTAGCATCTATGCCCTTTCGATGGGTGGGGAAGGCGTGTGCGGTATCCAGAATGGCTCCATGAACGTGGATGACCAGGGCAATTCCGAGATTTGGCGTAAGATTCTGGTGGAGTGGTACTGCGGCCTGACTATCCAGCACGGCCACTCTGTTGCCCGTCTGAAGGCCATCAAGAACGCCTAA
- a CDS encoding minor capsid protein, whose amino-acid sequence MNTEDKYIILEHAIEGYSGTVLASINDKVDKLLPVILAYLSIYADKYQKAPILQRQAVIADYKNVTGSAISVTYDRIQQQLVQSGASIVGVLPPIFEAFDLKFKSIPAFQAGGMVIDGKNLTEWVGGLGDSLKSRLAEKIKVDSKSTLNAARESLNLGKPGLDAITGTSIRYDRQAFELALIEANPQTMPQTLTFIAILDSRTSRICRSLHGKTYPANSPNLPVPPLHPRCRSRLVPYVSPTQVQTYREWLERMQAAGRVDLLKAILGPRYDLFASGKYTPDGMEMATKLNTAEDVADFVKEYAK is encoded by the coding sequence ATGAACACCGAAGACAAATACATCATCCTAGAACACGCGATTGAGGGATATTCTGGCACGGTGCTTGCTAGTATAAATGATAAAGTAGACAAACTGCTACCCGTCATCCTTGCTTATCTCAGCATCTACGCCGATAAGTACCAAAAAGCCCCGATTTTACAGCGTCAAGCGGTCATAGCCGATTACAAAAACGTAACCGGAAGTGCAATTTCTGTAACCTATGACCGCATACAACAGCAGCTTGTGCAGTCTGGTGCATCAATAGTTGGAGTCTTACCCCCGATCTTTGAAGCTTTTGATCTTAAGTTCAAGAGTATCCCCGCCTTTCAGGCTGGTGGAATGGTAATTGACGGGAAGAATCTGACCGAATGGGTTGGGGGGTTGGGGGATTCTCTGAAGTCCCGCCTCGCTGAGAAGATTAAAGTTGATTCCAAGTCAACTTTAAATGCTGCCCGTGAGTCCCTGAACTTGGGGAAGCCTGGGCTTGATGCCATAACGGGAACTTCTATCAGGTATGACAGACAGGCTTTCGAGCTTGCACTGATCGAAGCCAACCCCCAGACAATGCCCCAGACTCTTACGTTCATTGCCATACTGGATAGCCGGACTAGCCGAATCTGTAGGAGCCTTCACGGGAAGACCTACCCGGCGAACTCCCCCAATCTTCCTGTCCCGCCCTTGCATCCACGTTGCCGTTCTCGGTTGGTCCCATATGTCTCGCCAACCCAAGTTCAGACTTATCGGGAGTGGCTTGAACGGATGCAGGCGGCGGGGCGGGTTGACCTTCTCAAAGCAATACTAGGCCCCCGCTATGATCTATTCGCTTCAGGTAAGTACACGCCTGACGGGATGGAGATGGCAACTAAACTCAATACGGCTGAAGATGTAGCCGACTTCGTAAAGGAATATGCAAAATGA